A window of Solanum stenotomum isolate F172 chromosome 3, ASM1918654v1, whole genome shotgun sequence contains these coding sequences:
- the LOC125859744 gene encoding uncharacterized protein LOC125859744 → MSFSLISLSSSSSSIVSRTFPSFFSSETSSPPSSLLTLLRNQSNFSHVASIYRNFGSSSCSFVSSGCSMSAADYVVPRAFSSSSEFEFSASGRNSDGESSEVGSGENDEQGAETDDEDQVLIVDEEDVGYSNSDLPQRWDVLGLGQAMVDFSGMVDNEFLERLGLEKGTRKVVNHEERGKVLSAMDGCSYKAAAGGSLSNSLVALARLGGQSIAGPALNVALAGSIGSDPLGGFYRSKLRRANVNFLSAPVKDGTTGTVIVLTTSDAQRTMLAYQGTSSRINYDPCLAEAITKTNILVVEGYLFELPDTVRTISKVCEEAHKNGALVAITASDVSCIERHYDDYWEIMANYADIVFANSEEAKAFCHFSSNESPLSATRYLSHFVPLVSVTDGPKGSYIGVKGEAIYIPPSPCTPVDTCGAGDAYASGILYGILRGVSDLKNMGSIASKVASVVVGQQGTRLRVQDAIGLAESFSVHCRNSTFWSDIGSDQISSL, encoded by the exons ATGTCTTTTTCTCTTATCtccttatcttcttcttcatcttctatAGTTTCCAGAACTTTTCCTTCCTTTTTCTCTTCCGAAACTTCATCTCCGCCGTCTTCTCTATTAACCCTTTTGAGGAATCAGTCTAATTTTAGTCATGTTGCGTCAATCTATAGAAATTTCGGTTCCAGTTCGTGTTCTTTCGTTTCTTCGGGTTGTTCTATGTCGGCTGCCGATTATGTGGTTCCGAGGGCTTTTTCGTCTTCCTCTGAATTTGAATTTTCCGCTTCTGGTAGAAATTCTGATGGGGAAAGCTCGGAGGTTGGGTCaggtgaaaatgatgaacaaggGGCTGAGACTGACGATGAAGACCAAGTGTTGATTGTTGATGAGGAAGATGTGGGTTATTCGAATTCTGATCTTCCTCAAAGATGGGATGTTTTGGGTCTTGGCCAAGCTATG GTTGATTTTTCTGGAATGGTTGACAATGAGTTTCTGGAAAGGCTTGGATTAGAGAAGGGTACCAGAAAGGTCGTCAATCATGAGGAAAGGGGTAAAGTTCTGAGTGCAATGGACGGATGCAGTTACAAGGCCGCTGCGGGTGGATCACTTTCTAATAGTCTGGTTGCCTTGGCCAGGCTTGGTGGTCAGTCAATAGCTGGTCCTGCTCTGAATGTAGCTTTGGCTGGTAGTATTGGAAGTGATCCGTTGGGTGGATTTTACAG ATCCAAACTTCGAcgagcaaatgtgaattttttatCAGCACCAGTGAAGGATGGGACGACAGGAACTGTGATAGTCCTCACAACTTCGGATGCTCAACGAACAATGCTAGCATACCAG GGTACGTCATCAAGGATAAACTATGACCCATGCTTGGCGGAGGcaattactaaaacaaatatattagtTGTGGAAGGATACTTGTTTGAACTTCCTGATACAGTCCGAACAATTTCGAAAGTCTGCGAGGAAGCCCACAAGAATGGAGCATTAGTTGCCATCACAGCATCAGATGTGTCCTGCATTGAGAGACATTATGATGATTACTG GGAAATCATGGCAAATTATGCAGATATAGTATTTGCGAACAGCGAAGAAGCAAAAGCTTTCTGTCATTTTTCATCAAATGAAAGTCCCCTTTCTGCTACAAGGTACCTGAGCCATTTCGTCCCTTTAGTTTCCGTCACAGATGGGCCAAAAGGTTCTTACATTGGTGTGAAAGGGGAAGCTATCTATATTCCTCCGTCACCATGCACGCCCGTGGATACCTGTGGCGCAGGGGATGCTTACGCATCAGGTATTTTGTATGGAATATTGAGGGGTGTGTCCGATTTGAAAAACATGGGTTCCATAGCGTCCAAAGTTGCATCCGTAGTTGTAGGACAACAAGGTACTAGGCTTAGGGTACAAGACGCTATTGGGTTGGCAGAGTCATTTTCAGTCCACTGCAGGAACTCAACTTTTTGGTCAGACATAGGTTCCGATCAGATCTCCAGCTTGTAA
- the LOC125859746 gene encoding zinc finger CCCH domain-containing protein 56-like, with the protein MDFMGEVSFAGGSDVSGFDNWGSGFPDQEVWATEDDYRAWNAGFSSETPSNSNQDGRHSLNRSESEPPHKKLRNLQGVDSVNNRAKAIGKMFFKTKLCCKFRAGVCPYITNCNFAHGIEELRKPPPNWQDIVAAHESECGGGVMLEPREEHQIPTASSPELCAESQRSYKGRHCKKFYTEEGCPYGDTCTFLHDEQYRARESVAISVTPTIGGFGNNAAGANLKPSNWKTRICNKWETTGYCPFGSKCHFAHGAAELHKYGGGLVDMEGTDSLSTPPDLKQGGGPFKTAESMVPSTISAPHTDVYHLGPGVQVQRPSGIVQRTGKRVIQKWKGPEKISKIYGDWIDDIE; encoded by the exons ATGGATTTCATGGGAGAAGTCAGTTTTGCTGGAGGGAGTGATGTCAGTGGCTTTGACAATTGGGGTTCTGGTTTTCCTGATCAGGAAGTTTGGGCTACTGAGGATGATTATAGAGCCTGGAATGCTGGGTTCTCCTCCGAGACCCCTTCGAATTCGAATCAGGATGGTAGACATTCCCTAAACCGATCCGAGAGTGAGCCTCCACACAAGAAATTGCGGAACTTGCAGGGGGTAGATTCAGTTAATAATCGCGCTAAAGCAATTGGAAAGATGTTCTTCAAAACTaaattgtgttgcaagttcCGCGCTGGGGTTTGCCCTTATATTACTAATTGTAACTTTGCTCATGGAATAGAGGAGCTGCGCAAGCCGCCTCCTAATTGGCAAGATATAGTGGCTGCACATGAGAGTGAGTGTGGTGGAGGAGTGATGCTGGAACCGAGAGAAGAACATCAGATACCAACTGCTAGTTCTCCTGAGCTGTGTGCGGAGTCCCAAAGGTCCTATAAAGGGAGGCATTGCAAGAAGTTTTATACTGAAGAAGGATGTCCTTATGGAGATACTTGCACTTTCCTTCACGATGAACAATATCGAGCTAGAGAGAGTGTTGCAATAAGTGTGACTCCCACTATTGGTGGATTCGGTAATAATGCTGCTGGAGCAAACCTGAAGCCTTCAAACTGGAAAACAAGAATTTGTAATAAGTGGGAAACCACTGGTTATTGCCCTTTCGGCAGCAAGTGTCATTTTGCACATGGAGCGGCAG AATTGCACAAATATGGGGGAGGACTTGTAGATATGGAAGGCACAGATTCTCTATCGACTCCTCCAGACTTAAAGCAGGGAGGGGGTCCTTTTAAAACAGCAGAAAGTATGGTACCCTCGACCATTTCAGCACCTCATACAGATGTTTACCATTTGGGGCCGGGCGTTCAAGTGCAAAGGCCCTCTGGCATTGTCCAGAGGACTGGCAAAAGAGTCATTCAGAAATGGAAAGGGCCAGAAAAGATTAGTAAGATATATGGTGACTGGATTGATGACATCGAGTGA
- the LOC125859753 gene encoding uncharacterized protein LOC125859753, with translation MAEKAGKTAGVEAEGNRSREKVCKRCKQIYDSASNNSNSCRFHPSFFVCRRHDDQKRYYELGPDDPPYAAKFYDCCGAEDPQASGCTTNFHVSYDDE, from the exons ATGGCGGAAAAAGCAGGAAAGACAGCGGGAGTGGAAGCAGAAGGGAATCGGAGCAGAGAGAAAGTATGCAAGAGATGCAAACAGATATATGATTCAGCTTCTAACAACTCTAATTCATGTCGATTTCATCCTTCTTTCTTTGTGTGTCGCCGTCACGACGATCAGAAAAG GTATTACGAACTAGGACCAGACGATCCTCCTTATGCTGCCAAGTTTTATGATTGCTGCGGAGCAGAAGATCCTCAAGCAAGTGGCTGTACCACCAATTTCCATGTTTCATATGATGATGAGTAG